In Zobellia roscoffensis, the following are encoded in one genomic region:
- a CDS encoding DUF4269 domain-containing protein, translating into MIIDFKNIVYLKQGNERQQLAYAAIVKHQVLEKLGDYNPILTGTIPIEIDLPESDLDIICHCKDHKRFGGFLVKQFGNETDFKLATTIQNGIEATVATFSADKFEFEIFGQNLPTEKQNAYRHMIIEHRLILKKGNDFKQAIIELKSKGLKTEPAFAKLLGIKGNPYVELLKREDNLN; encoded by the coding sequence TTGATTATCGATTTTAAAAATATAGTTTACCTAAAACAGGGTAACGAGCGGCAACAATTGGCATATGCTGCAATCGTAAAACATCAGGTTTTAGAAAAACTTGGAGATTACAATCCTATTTTAACGGGTACGATTCCTATTGAAATAGATCTGCCGGAGAGTGATTTAGATATCATTTGCCATTGCAAAGACCATAAGCGGTTTGGTGGCTTTTTAGTGAAGCAGTTCGGCAATGAAACAGATTTCAAATTAGCTACTACAATCCAAAACGGAATTGAGGCTACGGTAGCAACGTTTAGCGCTGATAAATTTGAGTTTGAAATTTTTGGTCAAAACCTACCAACGGAAAAACAAAATGCCTACCGGCATATGATAATTGAGCATAGACTTATACTCAAAAAAGGAAACGATTTTAAGCAGGCCATTATAGAACTAAAATCAAAAGGCCTAAAAACGGAACCCGCTTTTGCCAAACTCTTGGGAATTAAAGGAAATCCGTATGTAGAGTTGCTAAAACGGGAAGATAATTTAAACTAG
- a CDS encoding GNAT family N-acetyltransferase, which produces MHKLTTDLYLEPITIGEYQQLYDLMCTIYPPAYSHLWPDKGASYINSLYAKENLEKELGQPNSEYFFITYKNEKTGILKVLLNESLPPAHTVNGTKLQRIYLDQSLQGKGIGKALILWIEKEYRTTKKSTLWLEVMDTQDQALRFYEKLGFKKVNSFSFDSDFMHEAMKGMYRMAKEI; this is translated from the coding sequence ATGCATAAGTTAACAACAGACCTATATTTAGAACCTATTACGATAGGTGAATATCAACAGCTATATGATTTAATGTGTACTATATATCCGCCTGCTTATTCACATTTGTGGCCGGATAAGGGTGCTTCGTATATAAACAGTTTATACGCTAAAGAGAATTTAGAGAAGGAGCTTGGTCAACCAAATTCCGAATACTTTTTCATAACCTATAAAAATGAAAAAACGGGAATTTTAAAAGTACTTCTAAATGAATCTTTGCCTCCTGCCCATACAGTTAACGGAACCAAACTACAACGTATTTATTTAGACCAGTCACTGCAAGGAAAAGGTATTGGTAAAGCCCTTATTCTTTGGATTGAGAAGGAATACAGAACTACGAAAAAATCAACCTTATGGCTAGAAGTGATGGATACGCAAGATCAAGCACTTCGGTTTTATGAGAAATTGGGTTTTAAAAAGGTGAATAGTTTTAGTTTTGATTCGGACTTTATGCATGAAGCTATGAAAGGTATGTACCGAATGGCTAAAGAGATTTGA
- a CDS encoding TIR domain-containing protein — translation MDKDTQKLAGSPNIVDSIFKKIKNSDIFICDVTIINNNLISKIFNNKKTPNPNVLIELGYAINHLGWERIICVINNSICKIEDLPFDIKQNRISQYSPKEKKNLENLMNGAINRIIDNYDDILNRANVDDSNNIDRKNFNQFIRILSDDALKSSLNFATSNLRTSNFYYAIWDETIKYLDKSQNSFLNVSIRVKALTFKNALSHFVGLCCKFFIPEVYGGEEQISDYENSGIEITKEIINQVNRSQRYLFPKSPSNNNWEEYHKNLRKVQMELNKSSELVEEAYKEFIIEVKKELLI, via the coding sequence TTGGATAAGGATACACAAAAATTAGCAGGAAGTCCAAACATTGTTGACTCAATTTTTAAAAAAATTAAAAACTCTGATATATTTATTTGCGATGTAACAATCATAAATAATAATTTAATTTCAAAAATTTTTAATAATAAAAAAACACCTAACCCTAACGTACTTATTGAATTAGGTTATGCAATTAATCATCTAGGCTGGGAGAGAATAATTTGTGTAATTAATAATTCTATTTGTAAAATAGAAGATTTGCCATTTGATATAAAGCAGAACAGAATATCTCAATATTCCCCAAAAGAGAAGAAGAATCTAGAAAATTTAATGAATGGTGCAATAAATCGAATTATAGATAATTATGACGATATATTGAATAGGGCAAATGTCGATGATTCCAATAATATTGATAGGAAAAATTTTAATCAATTTATTAGGATTCTTAGTGATGACGCTCTGAAAAGCAGTTTAAATTTTGCAACATCAAATTTGCGAACATCAAATTTTTATTATGCTATTTGGGATGAAACAATAAAATATTTGGACAAATCACAAAATAGTTTTCTCAACGTTTCTATTCGAGTAAAAGCCTTAACCTTTAAAAATGCCTTAAGTCATTTTGTTGGATTGTGCTGTAAATTTTTCATTCCCGAGGTCTATGGTGGAGAAGAACAGATTAGTGATTATGAAAATTCTGGAATAGAAATAACAAAAGAGATAATTAATCAAGTGAACAGGTCACAAAGGTACTTGTTTCCAAAAAGTCCGAGCAATAACAATTGGGAGGAATATCATAAGAACCTTAGAAAAGTACAAATGGAACTTAATAAGTCGAGCGAATTGGTGGAAGAAGCTTACAAAGAATTTATAATTGAGGTTAAAAAAGAATTACTAATCTAA
- a CDS encoding PQQ-dependent sugar dehydrogenase has protein sequence MKNNTIKTLVIAMAVVGFTACNEKKQKVEEKEPMVNYDEPVSELPVDRLNLPAGFKIEVYADGIDGARSMAMGDNGTLFVGTRNEKRIYAVQDRDKDFKADHIIELDSTLESPNGVAFRNGSLYVADVSKLFRYDNIEENLDSLPEPKLIYEDYPENFHHGWKYIAFGPDDKLYVPVGAPCNICDSTSVDERFASITRMDPDGSNREVYARGVRNTVGFTWHPETKEMYFTDNGRDMMGDDIPPCELNRVTEAGQHFGYPFCHGGTIKDPEFGDQHPCSDFVAPVQTLGAHVAPLGVKFYTGDMFPEKYKQYAFIAEHGSWNRSKKSGYRISLVKFENNEAVAYETLIDGWLDDETQEQFGRPVDLLFLKDGSLLISDDFGDAIYRLSYDDGSSQVASVE, from the coding sequence ATGAAAAACAACACAATTAAAACTTTAGTAATCGCTATGGCGGTTGTAGGTTTTACCGCCTGTAATGAAAAAAAGCAGAAAGTAGAGGAGAAGGAACCTATGGTAAACTATGATGAGCCAGTTTCTGAACTACCCGTTGACCGTTTGAACTTGCCCGCTGGTTTTAAAATAGAAGTATATGCAGATGGTATAGATGGCGCACGTTCTATGGCTATGGGAGACAACGGAACCTTGTTTGTAGGTACAAGAAATGAAAAACGCATTTACGCCGTCCAAGATCGGGATAAAGATTTTAAAGCGGATCATATAATTGAACTGGATTCTACCTTGGAATCTCCCAACGGAGTAGCATTTAGAAATGGGTCGTTGTATGTGGCAGATGTGAGCAAGCTCTTTAGATATGATAATATTGAGGAAAATCTAGACAGTCTTCCTGAGCCCAAATTGATTTATGAAGATTATCCTGAAAATTTTCACCATGGATGGAAATACATTGCTTTTGGACCGGATGATAAGCTGTACGTGCCCGTAGGCGCGCCTTGTAATATTTGCGATTCTACTTCCGTAGATGAGCGTTTTGCTTCTATTACCCGTATGGATCCGGACGGAAGCAATCGTGAAGTGTATGCCCGTGGGGTTAGAAATACCGTGGGTTTTACATGGCACCCAGAAACCAAGGAAATGTATTTTACGGATAACGGTAGGGATATGATGGGTGATGATATTCCCCCATGTGAGTTGAACCGTGTTACGGAAGCTGGCCAGCATTTTGGCTATCCGTTTTGTCATGGAGGTACAATTAAAGACCCTGAGTTTGGCGACCAACACCCTTGCTCGGATTTTGTTGCCCCTGTTCAGACCTTAGGCGCCCATGTTGCGCCGTTAGGGGTCAAGTTTTATACGGGCGATATGTTTCCTGAAAAGTACAAGCAGTATGCTTTTATAGCTGAACATGGCTCTTGGAACCGCTCCAAAAAATCTGGATACAGAATTTCTTTGGTAAAGTTTGAGAACAATGAGGCTGTAGCCTATGAAACCCTTATTGATGGCTGGTTGGATGACGAAACCCAAGAGCAATTTGGTAGGCCTGTAGATTTATTATTTCTAAAAGATGGTTCATTATTAATTTCCGATGATTTTGGGGATGCTATTTATAGGCTGAGTTATGATGATGGAAGTAGTCAAGTGGCTAGTGTGGAGTAG
- a CDS encoding sugar phosphate isomerase/epimerase family protein, which produces MKQSGLASAATFLPVTGFTMKNKPKFKMGLQLFTIRDAMKADPLGSLKKAKAMGYEDLEIYGFDPEQIGYYGYEAKEFKMILDDLNLTTTSGHYDFSSYFDKPDDELKRYLNSCIQGAHILNKPYITWPWLAPEFRTIENFKILSEKLNWMSEYVNAAGLKFAYHNHDFEFTDHNGQTGYDILLKETNPQLVKLQMDMYWVMHSSNKTPQQLITDNPGRFVMWHIKDMDKVSRDYTELGNGSIDYKEMLSGIDTDALEYYYIEQGSNFAKNSMKSIADSAKFFKKNLQQYL; this is translated from the coding sequence ATGAAACAGAGTGGTTTGGCATCTGCCGCTACATTTTTACCGGTAACTGGTTTTACCATGAAAAACAAACCCAAATTTAAAATGGGGCTGCAATTATTTACCATTCGTGATGCCATGAAAGCAGACCCCTTGGGTAGCTTAAAAAAGGCAAAGGCTATGGGTTATGAAGACTTGGAAATTTATGGTTTTGACCCAGAGCAAATAGGGTATTACGGGTATGAGGCAAAAGAATTTAAGATGATATTAGATGACCTTAACCTCACAACTACCAGTGGCCATTATGACTTTTCGTCCTATTTTGATAAACCCGATGATGAACTCAAAAGGTATTTAAATTCCTGTATTCAAGGGGCTCACATTTTAAACAAGCCTTATATAACTTGGCCTTGGTTGGCTCCGGAATTTAGAACAATTGAAAATTTTAAAATTCTTTCGGAAAAACTGAATTGGATGTCGGAATATGTAAATGCCGCGGGATTAAAATTTGCGTACCATAACCACGATTTTGAATTTACGGACCACAATGGGCAAACCGGATATGATATTCTATTAAAGGAAACTAACCCACAATTGGTAAAGTTACAGATGGATATGTATTGGGTAATGCATTCCTCAAACAAGACACCACAGCAACTTATTACGGACAATCCGGGCCGCTTTGTCATGTGGCACATAAAGGATATGGATAAGGTAAGCCGTGATTATACGGAACTGGGTAACGGCTCTATAGATTATAAAGAAATGCTTTCGGGTATAGATACGGATGCATTAGAGTATTATTACATAGAACAAGGCAGTAATTTTGCGAAAAACTCCATGAAGAGTATCGCTGATAGCGCTAAATTTTTCAAAAAGAATTTGCAACAATATCTTTAA
- a CDS encoding SDR family oxidoreductase yields MENVLVAGANGTTGKKIVTLLNESQYFTPIAMIREESQKEQFEKDNIATVMGDLEKDISHTVKNIDKVIFAAGSGGKKVEAVDQDGAKKMVDASKSANLKKFVMLSSMGAENPDKASDLKEYLQAKHNADVYLKGSNLVYTIVRPGSLTNDKGTGKIKAEGSLEQSGSISRDDVAQTLVRSLHDDAAKNATFEILEGETLIGKAIDSVS; encoded by the coding sequence ATGGAAAATGTATTAGTAGCGGGTGCCAACGGTACCACGGGGAAAAAAATAGTAACACTTCTAAACGAGTCTCAATATTTTACACCTATAGCCATGATTCGGGAAGAATCGCAGAAAGAACAATTTGAAAAAGACAATATCGCCACGGTTATGGGCGATTTGGAAAAAGATATATCCCACACGGTAAAGAACATAGACAAAGTGATTTTTGCTGCCGGTTCCGGTGGAAAAAAGGTAGAGGCCGTAGATCAGGACGGAGCTAAAAAAATGGTGGATGCTTCAAAATCGGCAAATTTAAAGAAGTTTGTAATGCTAAGCTCTATGGGAGCCGAAAACCCAGATAAGGCAAGTGACCTAAAAGAATACTTACAGGCCAAGCATAATGCAGATGTGTATCTTAAAGGTAGCAACCTTGTGTATACTATTGTTCGTCCAGGTTCTTTAACGAACGATAAGGGAACAGGGAAAATTAAGGCCGAAGGAAGTTTAGAGCAATCAGGGTCAATTAGCAGGGATGATGTAGCCCAGACGTTGGTACGTTCTTTACATGATGATGCGGCTAAAAACGCCACTTTCGAAATTTTGGAAGGTGAGACCTTAATAGGAAAAGCTATAGATTCGGTTTCATAA
- a CDS encoding pseudouridine synthase, whose translation MTHQHYKIYKPFGFISQMGSNNIKEKRSKRFISELYPFDDSVMAIGRLDLKSEGLLLMTTDGKLSDTVNRSGIEKEYYAQLDGIITPEAIAELQQGVEIGIEGKKYLTKPCNARLLTEEPDFPEPHHLLRVGTHRPNSWLSVTLTEGKFRQVRKMTAVVGFPTLRLVRVRIGSVTLEGMNPSDVIDFPDLPQELNL comes from the coding sequence ATGACCCACCAACATTACAAAATTTACAAACCCTTTGGATTTATAAGTCAAATGGGGTCTAACAATATAAAAGAAAAAAGGTCTAAGCGGTTTATAAGTGAGCTATACCCTTTTGATGATAGTGTCATGGCGATAGGACGATTGGATTTAAAATCTGAAGGTCTTCTTTTGATGACCACGGATGGAAAACTGAGTGATACCGTTAATCGCTCCGGAATAGAAAAGGAATACTATGCCCAATTGGATGGCATCATTACCCCTGAAGCTATAGCTGAATTACAACAAGGGGTTGAAATTGGGATTGAAGGGAAAAAATATTTGACCAAGCCCTGTAACGCAAGACTACTTACAGAAGAACCCGATTTTCCTGAACCACATCATTTATTACGGGTCGGTACGCACAGACCTAATTCTTGGTTGTCCGTTACTTTAACGGAAGGAAAATTTAGACAAGTGCGAAAAATGACCGCTGTAGTTGGTTTTCCTACGCTACGACTGGTACGGGTTCGGATAGGGTCGGTTACTTTAGAAGGTATGAATCCATCGGATGTAATCGATTTTCCTGATTTACCACAGGAATTAAATTTGTAA
- a CDS encoding 3-keto-disaccharide hydrolase has product MKKYILVFSIVFATLWSCAPRAKNLFNGKDLNGWHIDVPAMDSTDARNPFIIRDGMLVSLGTPAGHIITDATYEDFRLDVEYRFAGEPGNCGVLVFASTPRSLYKMFPKSIEVQMMHENAGDFWCIVEDITVDDMLARRGPQEEWGITEGKKRRILNLTDDSEKPVGEWNHMQIECLKNEIKVWVNGDLVNHGYDATAQTGQIALQAEGSEVEFRKVALTPITQLTE; this is encoded by the coding sequence ATGAAAAAATATATTTTAGTTTTTTCTATAGTTTTCGCTACCCTTTGGTCATGCGCACCAAGAGCAAAAAATCTATTTAACGGAAAAGATTTAAATGGTTGGCATATAGATGTGCCGGCTATGGATAGCACAGATGCAAGAAACCCTTTTATCATAAGAGATGGCATGTTGGTGAGCTTAGGCACTCCAGCAGGCCATATTATTACAGATGCCACATACGAAGACTTTCGTTTAGATGTGGAATACCGTTTTGCCGGTGAACCTGGCAACTGTGGAGTTTTGGTTTTTGCTTCTACGCCACGCTCCCTATACAAAATGTTTCCAAAATCTATTGAGGTGCAAATGATGCACGAAAATGCTGGGGATTTTTGGTGTATTGTAGAGGATATAACCGTTGATGATATGCTGGCGCGTCGTGGACCTCAAGAAGAATGGGGTATTACCGAAGGTAAGAAACGGAGAATATTAAACCTGACGGATGATTCCGAAAAGCCGGTAGGCGAGTGGAACCACATGCAAATTGAATGCCTAAAAAACGAAATTAAGGTTTGGGTCAATGGCGACTTGGTAAACCACGGTTATGATGCTACGGCACAGACGGGGCAGATTGCTTTGCAAGCAGAAGGCTCGGAAGTTGAGTTTAGAAAGGTTGCGCTCACGCCGATCACTCAACTTACAGAATAA
- a CDS encoding cold-shock protein gives MAKSQQTYNKTEKEKKRLKKREEKQKKKVARKAAAKDNDEGIPFAYVDFNGNLVDTPPDPSQKVQVDAEDIVLGIPKKEEGDEEEFDPVRNGKVSYFDFSKGFGFIIDSENQEKYFVHVSGLIDEINENDKVSFELEKGMKGMNAVRVKKI, from the coding sequence ATGGCTAAATCTCAGCAAACTTATAATAAGACTGAAAAAGAGAAAAAACGTTTAAAGAAACGCGAAGAGAAACAAAAGAAAAAAGTTGCGCGTAAAGCTGCTGCAAAAGACAATGACGAAGGAATTCCGTTTGCTTATGTAGACTTCAATGGCAACCTAGTGGATACTCCGCCAGACCCATCACAAAAAGTTCAAGTTGATGCCGAGGATATCGTTCTTGGTATTCCTAAAAAAGAAGAGGGAGACGAAGAAGAATTTGACCCGGTACGCAATGGAAAAGTATCTTATTTTGATTTCTCAAAAGGTTTCGGTTTCATCATCGATTCTGAGAATCAGGAAAAATACTTTGTTCACGTAAGCGGTCTTATCGACGAAATTAACGAGAACGATAAAGTATCTTTTGAACTTGAAAAAGGTATGAAAGGTATGAATGCGGTTAGAGTAAAGAAAATATAG
- a CDS encoding c-type cytochrome — MKKHFNTLSIAVLLLAGYACSNDSNAYEPVPKPDTESPTPDPEPEPEPEPILELDAIPASAQRIGDVAKGYEFLISGDYMSSGVPYDAFIQGFGEDNTNILQRSGDNANITYEYTAVDAANGVRIVSPNCMSCHAGLINNEFIVGLGSHAADFTINRAVNMALVSNGISFLYGGQESNEWEAFDQFRKSIEAIGEKTLTETRGANPADKITRVLASHRDKNSLEWTDTPYVNVSDEVIPADVPAWWLLKKKNAMFYHAIGRKDFCKSFIGSSLLTLDDKTKAEEIDPKMPDVLAYIYSIEAPEYPFEIDTDLAAQGKPIFEENCVKCHGSYGETEEYPNLLVSLTSIGTDPALSNLYTTPSTVNDYFLDWFNTGWFGTGTAGLEFKAEGGYIAPPLDGIWATAPYFHNGSVATIAEVLNSSERPKYWSRTFSSTDYDKENLGWNYTVETSKVDKKTYDTTIKGYGNGGHTFGDDLTSAQRLALLEYLKTL, encoded by the coding sequence TTGAAAAAGCACTTTAACACCCTTTCGATAGCTGTACTATTATTAGCTGGTTATGCCTGTTCTAACGATAGCAATGCATACGAACCTGTACCAAAACCAGATACGGAATCCCCTACTCCAGACCCCGAACCTGAACCCGAGCCAGAACCTATTTTGGAACTAGATGCAATTCCCGCCTCTGCACAAAGAATTGGTGACGTCGCCAAAGGATATGAGTTTCTAATTTCAGGAGATTATATGAGCTCTGGTGTACCTTATGATGCATTCATACAGGGTTTTGGAGAAGATAATACAAACATATTGCAACGAAGTGGAGACAACGCTAATATTACCTACGAATATACTGCGGTTGATGCGGCAAATGGAGTTCGGATAGTTTCACCCAATTGCATGTCCTGTCATGCCGGCCTAATTAATAATGAGTTTATTGTTGGCCTAGGAAGTCACGCCGCGGATTTTACCATTAACAGAGCGGTTAACATGGCTTTAGTTAGTAATGGCATTTCATTCCTTTATGGTGGACAGGAGAGTAACGAATGGGAAGCATTCGACCAATTTAGAAAAAGTATAGAGGCTATTGGAGAAAAAACACTAACAGAAACCCGTGGTGCTAATCCTGCTGATAAAATCACTAGGGTTTTAGCATCCCATAGAGATAAGAACTCATTAGAATGGACAGATACGCCATACGTAAACGTGAGTGATGAGGTGATTCCTGCCGATGTACCTGCCTGGTGGTTATTGAAAAAGAAAAATGCCATGTTTTACCACGCTATAGGACGTAAAGATTTTTGTAAATCATTCATCGGTTCTAGTTTATTGACGTTGGATGATAAAACGAAAGCGGAAGAGATAGACCCCAAAATGCCCGATGTACTAGCCTATATTTATAGTATAGAAGCACCGGAATACCCGTTTGAAATTGACACCGATTTAGCAGCTCAGGGTAAACCCATTTTTGAGGAAAACTGCGTAAAATGCCACGGCTCTTATGGAGAAACCGAAGAATACCCCAACCTCTTGGTATCCCTTACATCTATTGGAACAGATCCGGCCCTTTCTAATCTCTACACGACACCTTCAACCGTAAATGACTATTTTTTAGATTGGTTTAATACAGGTTGGTTCGGAACTGGAACTGCCGGATTGGAGTTCAAAGCAGAAGGAGGATATATTGCCCCTCCGTTAGATGGTATTTGGGCAACTGCCCCGTATTTTCACAACGGCTCCGTAGCAACAATTGCAGAAGTGCTAAATAGCTCTGAACGTCCTAAATATTGGAGCCGAACCTTTAGTAGTACTGATTACGATAAAGAAAACTTAGGATGGAACTACACCGTGGAAACTAGTAAAGTAGACAAGAAAACCTATGATACAACCATAAAAGGGTATGGAAATGGAGGACACACTTTTGGAGACGACCTAACCAGCGCCCAACGATTGGCACTGTTAGAATACCTAAAAACACTTTAG
- a CDS encoding GntR family transcriptional regulator: MSIILRDKVREHLLRQMQKGDLQPGQGINLAALSRKLKVSVTPIREALTQLQQSHIIRAIPNRGFVIAAVNPEEAKNLYELVAHLEVLALEESIFNEAAIAKLKKQSNHIANAEDALERVNAYMEFHRLLTCNYKNSVFQQILKDLKTRVFFYERAFMSNDSFHYNSNDQHNAIISAIEDDNIPSAALVLKMNLMLVKSYIEKQLVVL; the protein is encoded by the coding sequence ATGAGCATCATATTACGAGACAAGGTACGCGAGCATCTTTTGAGACAAATGCAAAAGGGAGATTTACAACCCGGACAAGGCATTAATCTTGCCGCATTATCCAGGAAACTAAAGGTAAGTGTCACTCCTATTCGTGAGGCTTTGACCCAATTACAACAATCTCATATTATAAGAGCCATACCCAACCGTGGATTTGTAATTGCCGCCGTAAACCCTGAAGAGGCTAAAAATCTTTACGAACTGGTTGCTCATTTAGAAGTTCTAGCGCTAGAAGAATCAATTTTTAATGAAGCAGCAATAGCAAAGCTCAAAAAGCAAAGCAACCATATTGCAAATGCAGAAGATGCTTTGGAACGGGTAAATGCATATATGGAATTTCATAGATTACTAACTTGTAACTATAAAAATTCCGTTTTTCAACAAATACTAAAAGACCTGAAGACACGTGTTTTCTTCTATGAACGCGCCTTTATGTCCAATGATTCTTTTCACTATAACTCCAACGATCAGCATAATGCTATAATTTCAGCTATTGAAGATGATAATATTCCTTCTGCGGCATTGGTTCTTAAAATGAATTTAATGCTTGTAAAAAGCTACATAGAAAAGCAACTTGTGGTATTGTAG
- a CDS encoding haloacid dehalogenase type II has protein sequence MKKPELLIFDINETLLNLGPLTDAINESLDSEHAFSLWFRTLLHYSLTETLTGNYEDFSVIGKATLKMTMQKFDKNLSDDALDSILGNIKKLPAHDDVEEGLKILKGDGIKLVALSNSNAKLLNEQLQFAGIASYFDAIVSVEEVASYKPEAAPYKAVLAKMSVSPENTMMVAAHGWDILGAKRAGLRTAFVAREGHAIYPLNGTPEIEDKTILEVAQTILNN, from the coding sequence ATGAAGAAACCCGAGTTGCTTATTTTTGATATAAATGAAACGCTTTTAAACTTAGGTCCATTGACCGACGCCATAAATGAATCGTTAGATTCTGAACATGCTTTCTCTTTGTGGTTTAGAACATTACTTCACTATTCATTAACTGAAACTTTAACTGGTAATTATGAGGATTTTAGTGTTATTGGGAAAGCTACATTAAAAATGACAATGCAAAAATTTGATAAAAATCTATCGGATGATGCTTTAGATTCTATTTTGGGAAACATCAAAAAATTGCCTGCACATGATGACGTAGAAGAAGGTTTGAAAATCTTAAAGGGAGATGGAATCAAACTCGTAGCGCTTTCTAATAGCAACGCAAAATTACTGAACGAACAACTGCAATTTGCGGGTATCGCTTCTTATTTTGATGCTATCGTTTCTGTGGAAGAGGTGGCTAGTTATAAGCCGGAAGCGGCTCCATATAAAGCTGTTCTTGCCAAAATGAGCGTATCACCAGAAAACACCATGATGGTAGCCGCTCATGGATGGGATATTTTAGGAGCCAAGCGTGCGGGTTTACGAACAGCATTTGTTGCACGTGAAGGCCACGCCATTTATCCCTTGAACGGAACGCCGGAAATAGAAGACAAAACTATACTAGAAGTTGCCCAAACAATTTTGAACAACTAG
- a CDS encoding protealysin inhibitor emfourin yields the protein MKYDINIEGGFMGIPKRFEGEVKLDKNEEQEMRDAVSVKQEDHSHLRDGFTYTVKLTDEKGVYESQFNESNLPNKIRRFITDIQKGGN from the coding sequence ATGAAATACGATATTAACATAGAAGGTGGTTTTATGGGCATTCCTAAGAGATTTGAGGGAGAGGTAAAACTAGATAAAAACGAAGAACAGGAGATGCGAGATGCTGTAAGTGTCAAGCAAGAAGATCACAGTCATTTACGTGACGGTTTTACGTATACAGTAAAGTTAACTGATGAAAAAGGGGTTTATGAATCGCAATTCAATGAATCTAATTTGCCTAATAAAATTAGGCGTTTTATTACTGATATTCAAAAAGGAGGCAACTGA
- a CDS encoding M4 family metallopeptidase: MCTKAQCYIIPPYLLEKLAKHGNSSCKRALNDTGRIAERRRSSLNNLLLRNQPEGNGKRFVYDSKNQFEQRLELAREEGQDATEDETVNNAYDTSGFVRDYFQDTFGLNSIDGNGLDIISNVHYGEAYNNAYWDGDEMTYGDGDGKEFKDFASAIDVVAHELAHGVTQFFANLEYQSQPGALNEHFSDVFGTVIKQKYLKQDISEADWLIGDSVVTEEFPGVAIRSMKAPGTANDFDTQPDHMDNYFNGMGDNQGVHINSGIPNKAFYLCCLEVGIDDCALIWFETLKALWRTADFNDMVETLVSTAQRLISEGRVSEKAVEAISVSFSQVGLTPIVV, encoded by the coding sequence ATGTGTACAAAAGCCCAATGTTATATCATCCCTCCATACTTACTTGAAAAACTCGCTAAACACGGTAATAGCAGTTGTAAAAGAGCTTTGAACGATACAGGAAGAATTGCAGAGCGCAGACGTAGTAGTCTTAACAATCTTTTGTTGCGTAACCAACCAGAGGGGAATGGGAAACGTTTCGTATACGATTCTAAAAACCAATTTGAGCAGCGATTGGAGTTGGCAAGAGAAGAAGGACAAGATGCTACGGAGGATGAAACCGTTAATAATGCATATGATACTTCGGGTTTTGTGCGGGATTATTTTCAAGATACTTTTGGGTTGAATTCCATTGATGGAAATGGCTTAGATATTATTTCCAATGTACATTATGGGGAGGCATATAACAATGCGTATTGGGATGGTGATGAAATGACTTATGGTGATGGTGATGGAAAGGAATTTAAGGATTTTGCTAGTGCTATTGATGTCGTTGCTCATGAATTGGCTCACGGTGTAACCCAGTTTTTCGCTAATTTGGAATACCAGAGTCAGCCTGGGGCCCTTAACGAACACTTTTCTGATGTTTTTGGAACGGTAATCAAGCAGAAATACTTGAAACAAGATATTTCAGAAGCAGATTGGCTTATAGGAGATAGTGTCGTTACCGAAGAATTTCCAGGAGTGGCAATTCGCTCAATGAAAGCACCTGGTACGGCAAATGATTTTGATACCCAGCCGGATCATATGGATAACTATTTCAATGGTATGGGTGATAATCAAGGTGTGCATATCAATTCAGGTATCCCTAACAAAGCATTTTACCTTTGCTGTCTTGAAGTTGGTATTGATGACTGTGCTTTAATATGGTTTGAGACTCTAAAGGCACTCTGGCGTACGGCAGATTTCAATGATATGGTTGAAACTTTAGTGAGTACGGCACAACGTTTAATTTCAGAAGGCAGAGTATCTGAGAAAGCGGTAGAAGCGATAAGTGTAAGCTTTTCGCAGGTAGGTTTAACCCCAATCGTTGTATAA